A region of Lysobacterales bacterium DNA encodes the following proteins:
- a CDS encoding phosphotransferase, whose protein sequence is MALANWCRGVLNDNQIKVAPASSDASFCSYHRVSSRDNSFIVMDAPPDKENIAPWLDIHARLRKANVNAPELVAVERTLGFILMADLGDLSYLSQLNEQSADLLYRDALNTLYAMQTRVDSNGLETYHYGKLVAEMELFPEWFLQRHLGLQPNCAGWDTIEQAFSVLTASALEQPQVFVHRDFHSRNLMRTTLNNPGVIDFQDAVKGPITYDLVSLLRDCYIEWPKERVLAWMQAYRERAVAANLIAHNELRFKRWFDLMGVQRHLKVLGIFCRLWYRDGKAQYLNDLPLVLKYTLEVATVNKDLKPFGEWLAKITANIDLTRPRD, encoded by the coding sequence ATGGCGCTGGCCAACTGGTGCCGTGGCGTATTGAACGACAATCAGATCAAGGTCGCGCCGGCGTCGAGCGACGCCAGCTTTTGCAGCTACCACCGCGTGTCGAGTCGCGACAACAGCTTCATCGTGATGGACGCGCCGCCGGACAAGGAAAACATCGCGCCCTGGCTCGACATCCATGCGCGTCTGCGCAAGGCCAACGTGAATGCGCCGGAGCTGGTGGCCGTCGAGCGCACCCTGGGCTTCATCCTGATGGCCGACCTCGGCGATCTGAGCTACCTCTCGCAATTGAACGAACAGTCCGCCGACCTGCTGTATCGCGACGCGCTGAACACGTTGTACGCGATGCAGACTCGCGTCGACAGCAACGGTCTCGAGACCTACCACTACGGCAAGCTGGTCGCCGAAATGGAACTGTTTCCGGAATGGTTCCTGCAGCGCCATCTCGGACTGCAACCGAATTGCGCCGGCTGGGACACCATCGAGCAGGCCTTTTCGGTACTGACCGCTTCGGCGCTGGAACAGCCGCAGGTGTTCGTGCATCGCGACTTCCACAGTCGCAACCTGATGCGCACGACCCTCAACAATCCGGGCGTGATCGACTTCCAGGACGCGGTGAAGGGGCCGATCACCTACGACCTCGTCTCGCTGCTGCGCGACTGCTACATCGAATGGCCGAAGGAGCGCGTGCTGGCCTGGATGCAGGCCTATCGCGAGCGCGCCGTGGCCGCCAACCTGATCGCGCACAACGAACTCCGCTTCAAGCGCTGGTTCGACCTGATGGGCGTGCAGCGCCACCTGAAAGTGCTCGGCATCTTCTGCCGGCTCTGGTACCGCGACGGCAAGGCGCAGTATCTGAACGATCTGCCGCTGGTGCTCAAGTACACGCTCGAGGTCGCCACCGTGAACAAGGACCTGAAGCCGTTCGGCGAATGGCTGGCGAAGATCACCGCGAACATCGACCTGACGCGGCCACGCGACTGA
- a CDS encoding nucleotidyltransferase family protein: MRALIFAAGLGERMRPLTLTTPKPLLPVGGKPLIAWHIERLHAIGVRDIVINTSWLAERFPEVLGDGSEFGLHLHYSYEGDTPLETGGGMQHALPLLGEAPFIAINGDIWSTHPLDTLPREPAGLAHGVLIPLPAFRTPGDFEAVASPLLGSAAGPHTLAGIGVYRPELVRGHPAGKFSITPLLIAAARAGRYSADRHQGDWEDVGTPERLSALDARVFAAAQRDLSATNR, encoded by the coding sequence ATGCGTGCCCTGATCTTCGCTGCGGGTCTCGGCGAGCGCATGCGCCCGCTGACCCTGACCACGCCGAAGCCGCTGTTGCCGGTCGGCGGCAAGCCGTTGATCGCCTGGCACATCGAACGCCTGCACGCGATCGGCGTCCGCGACATCGTGATCAACACATCCTGGCTGGCCGAGCGTTTTCCCGAAGTGCTGGGCGACGGCAGCGAATTCGGCCTGCACCTGCATTACAGCTACGAAGGCGACACCCCGCTGGAAACCGGTGGCGGGATGCAGCATGCACTGCCCCTGCTCGGTGAAGCCCCCTTCATCGCGATCAATGGCGATATCTGGAGCACGCATCCGCTCGATACCCTGCCACGCGAGCCTGCGGGGTTGGCGCATGGCGTGTTGATCCCGCTGCCGGCCTTCCGCACGCCTGGCGACTTCGAGGCCGTGGCGTCGCCGTTGCTGGGCAGCGCGGCCGGGCCGCACACGCTGGCCGGCATCGGCGTGTATCGGCCGGAACTGGTTCGCGGGCACCCGGCCGGCAAGTTCTCGATCACGCCGCTGCTGATCGCCGCAGCCCGCGCCGGGCGATATTCGGCGGACAGGCATCAGGGAGACTGGGAGGACGTGGGGACGCCCGAGCGCCTGTCCGCCCTGGATGCCCGGGTTTTTGCTGCGGCGCAGCGCGACTTGTCTGCAACGAACCGTTAA
- a CDS encoding carbohydrate-binding protein CenC has protein sequence MLRSTRLRATTLALCLAAAFSVQSARPVSPDHHEFEAAIHAPYAADKSAAREFTLYFSWIDAKDPSTVAWKVELLSQDGSRVLRQWHGEERLFQKQIETVLPWDGTGSDKRALADGFYKVRLTATAGDPTTQRSRGGALAKRVDQALLEDGSAAHVQEWDVRVGAMPKIAMPEFNALATATSGKSRAATGSLPYTIYFGNLHGQSNDSDGGGAIGSCTSSQPAQTGAYGPADAFTYARGRGLDFLMESEHNHYFDGSSSTNTSASPTTAINRYAAGRTAMANSNSANPSFLALYGMEWGVISNGGHLNIINGDKLAAWEYNSSNQLLGDVFVAKNDYATLYTTMKARGWIGQFNHPSTSDSQFKIGTTVFGYHVDGDEVMVGAEIMNTSAFSSNTTETETSRSSYESAFNKLLENGFHVAPTTNQDNHCANWGASYTNRTGVLLPSGTTLNEANFVAAMKARRVYATMDKNSQLVTTANGNIMGSRISNSGALSLVANFANSAGRTVSQVQWFEGVPKRGGTVTVLASTATHSFTPAAGEHFYYAKLTQDDGKILWSAPVWVTQTGGGGGDTTAPTVSASVTGTSGTITLNATASDNIGVANVEFLIDGVSRGSDSTAPYSLAFNSATLSNGTHALTARASDAAGNSTTSTAASFAVNNTTADTTAPTVTATETGSSGTITLGATASDNVGVSKVEFYVDNVLKGTDTTSPYALTLDSTTLSNASHALVAKAYDAANNIGTSATVNFTISNVTSVEQIKNGGFESGSTNWTATSGVITNDASFAAYAGSYKAWLNGYGATHTDSVYQTITIPSTATQATLTFWLDVATDETTTTTAYDTLKAQVRNTSNSVLATLATYSNLNAAGGYSQKSFNLLAYKGQTIRVYFEGIEGSQVATSFVLDNVSVITK, from the coding sequence ATGCTTCGTTCGACGCGTTTGCGCGCGACTACGCTCGCGCTGTGCCTTGCTGCGGCCTTTTCGGTCCAGTCCGCCCGTCCGGTCAGCCCGGACCACCATGAATTCGAGGCCGCGATCCACGCGCCTTATGCCGCCGACAAGTCGGCCGCACGCGAATTCACCCTCTATTTCAGCTGGATCGACGCCAAGGACCCGTCCACGGTCGCGTGGAAGGTCGAGTTGCTGAGCCAGGACGGCAGCCGCGTGCTGCGCCAGTGGCACGGCGAGGAACGCCTGTTCCAGAAGCAGATCGAGACGGTGCTGCCCTGGGACGGCACCGGGAGCGACAAGCGTGCGCTTGCGGATGGCTTCTACAAGGTGCGCCTGACCGCGACGGCCGGTGATCCGACCACGCAACGTTCGCGCGGTGGCGCATTGGCCAAGCGCGTCGACCAGGCCCTGCTGGAGGACGGCAGCGCCGCCCACGTGCAGGAATGGGATGTCCGCGTCGGTGCGATGCCGAAGATCGCGATGCCCGAATTCAATGCGCTGGCGACGGCCACGTCGGGCAAGTCGCGGGCAGCGACCGGATCACTGCCCTACACCATCTATTTCGGCAACCTGCACGGCCAGAGCAACGACTCGGACGGTGGCGGCGCCATCGGCTCCTGCACCTCGTCGCAGCCCGCGCAGACCGGCGCCTACGGTCCGGCGGACGCGTTCACCTATGCGCGCGGCCGCGGCCTCGACTTCCTGATGGAGTCGGAACACAACCACTACTTCGACGGCTCGTCGAGCACCAACACCTCGGCCAGCCCGACGACGGCAATCAACCGTTACGCCGCCGGCCGCACCGCGATGGCGAACTCGAACAGTGCCAACCCGAGCTTCCTCGCCCTGTACGGCATGGAATGGGGCGTGATCAGCAATGGCGGCCACCTCAACATCATCAATGGCGACAAGCTCGCAGCCTGGGAATACAACAGTTCGAACCAGCTGCTCGGCGATGTCTTCGTCGCCAAAAACGATTACGCCACCCTATACACGACGATGAAGGCGCGCGGCTGGATCGGCCAGTTCAACCATCCGAGCACGTCCGACAGCCAGTTCAAGATCGGCACCACGGTGTTCGGTTATCACGTCGACGGTGACGAGGTGATGGTCGGCGCGGAAATCATGAATACCTCGGCGTTCTCCTCGAACACCACCGAAACCGAGACCAGCCGCAGCAGCTACGAAAGCGCCTTCAACAAGCTGCTGGAAAACGGCTTCCACGTCGCACCGACGACGAACCAGGACAACCATTGCGCGAACTGGGGCGCGAGCTACACCAACCGCACCGGCGTGCTGCTGCCGAGTGGCACGACCTTGAACGAGGCCAACTTCGTCGCCGCGATGAAGGCACGCCGCGTCTACGCGACGATGGACAAGAACTCGCAGTTGGTCACCACGGCCAATGGCAACATCATGGGCAGCCGCATCAGCAATTCGGGTGCACTGAGCCTGGTCGCGAACTTCGCGAACAGCGCCGGTCGCACGGTCTCGCAGGTGCAGTGGTTCGAAGGCGTGCCGAAACGCGGCGGCACCGTCACGGTGCTGGCGTCGACCGCCACGCACAGCTTCACGCCCGCCGCCGGCGAGCATTTCTACTACGCCAAGCTCACGCAGGATGACGGCAAGATCCTGTGGTCGGCACCGGTGTGGGTGACGCAGACCGGTGGTGGCGGCGGCGACACGACCGCACCGACCGTCAGCGCGTCGGTGACCGGCACTTCCGGCACGATCACGCTGAATGCGACGGCCTCGGACAACATCGGCGTGGCCAATGTCGAGTTCCTGATTGACGGCGTCTCGCGCGGCAGCGACAGCACCGCGCCCTACAGTCTGGCGTTCAATTCGGCGACGCTGAGCAACGGCACGCATGCGCTGACCGCACGCGCGTCCGATGCGGCGGGCAACAGCACGACCTCGACGGCCGCAAGCTTCGCCGTCAACAACACGACCGCCGACACCACCGCCCCGACCGTGACCGCGACCGAAACCGGCAGCAGCGGCACGATCACGCTTGGCGCCACGGCCTCCGACAATGTCGGCGTCAGCAAGGTCGAGTTCTATGTCGACAACGTGCTGAAAGGCACCGACACGACCTCGCCCTATGCGCTGACGCTGGATTCGACGACGCTGAGCAATGCCTCGCACGCGCTGGTCGCCAAGGCCTACGACGCCGCGAACAACATCGGCACGTCGGCCACGGTGAACTTCACCATCAGCAACGTGACGAGTGTCGAGCAGATCAAGAACGGCGGCTTCGAATCGGGCAGCACGAACTGGACCGCGACCAGCGGCGTCATCACCAATGACGCCAGCTTTGCGGCCTATGCCGGCAGCTACAAGGCCTGGTTGAACGGATACGGCGCCACGCATACCGACTCGGTCTACCAGACCATCACCATCCCGAGCACGGCGACGCAGGCGACGCTGACCTTCTGGCTGGATGTCGCGACGGACGAGACCACGACGACCACCGCCTACGACACGTTGAAGGCACAGGTGCGCAACACGTCGAACTCGGTGCTGGCCACGCTGGCCACCTATTCGAACCTCAACGCGGCCGGCGGGTACAGCCAGAAGAGCTTCAACCTGCTCGCCTACAAGGGCCAGACCATCCGCGTCTATTTCGAGGGCATCGAAGGCTCGCAGGTCGCGACCTCGTTCGTGCTCGACAACGTCAGCGTGATCACCAAGTAA
- a CDS encoding peptide ABC transporter substrate-binding protein — MRSLSCLLLLGAWSVFATDAVLDRGNGPEPTTLDAHRGSEVNAQNVLMDLYEGLVTFAADGTIVPGMAERWAVSADGLTWTFHLRDNLRWSNGEALTAAQYVASMRRALDPETAAPLASLFATIRHAPAVMRGDEPTSALGIHAPDARTVVIELTQPTALLERLTLPVAAPIHLPSLQRHGAQHTRPGNWVGNGPYRLVEWTPQASLLLERNPRFHAAGEVAIDRVRFHVTEDANTEQKRFVAGDLDLTEVVPPGRLDRLRARFGSQLRISPYLGTFYFGYNLRRAPFADQPKLRRALSLAVDRDILTRYITALGETPAYALIPPVMLGTAARTPPDAAMTQAARVAEAQRLYAESGYSRDAPLEIELRYNTSTPHRRLALAVAAMWREQLGVRTHLVNEEWKVFVQNRRSGRLTEVFRGGWIADVDDPLAFLDAFDGASPTNWTGYGDAAFSRSLAAARATPDPALRMQRFVDAETRLLQSQPILPIYFYVSKHLVRDEVEGFVANPLDRHPSRWMRLRAVKP; from the coding sequence ATGCGTTCACTTTCCTGTCTTCTCCTGCTCGGCGCCTGGTCCGTCTTCGCGACCGACGCCGTGCTCGATCGCGGCAACGGCCCCGAGCCGACGACGCTGGATGCGCATCGCGGCTCCGAGGTGAATGCGCAGAACGTCCTGATGGACCTGTACGAAGGCCTGGTCACGTTCGCGGCCGACGGCACGATCGTGCCCGGAATGGCCGAACGCTGGGCGGTGTCGGCCGATGGGCTGACCTGGACCTTCCACCTGCGCGACAACCTGCGTTGGTCGAACGGCGAAGCGCTCACGGCTGCGCAGTACGTCGCGTCGATGCGGCGTGCGCTCGACCCGGAGACCGCAGCACCGCTCGCATCATTGTTCGCGACTATCCGTCATGCGCCGGCCGTGATGCGCGGCGACGAACCGACGAGTGCACTGGGCATCCACGCGCCGGATGCGCGCACGGTCGTGATCGAATTGACGCAGCCGACCGCGCTGCTCGAACGCCTGACGCTGCCGGTCGCCGCGCCGATCCATCTGCCGTCGCTGCAACGCCATGGTGCGCAGCACACGCGTCCGGGAAATTGGGTCGGCAACGGGCCGTATCGATTGGTCGAATGGACGCCGCAGGCGAGTCTCTTGCTCGAGCGCAATCCGCGCTTCCATGCCGCCGGGGAGGTCGCGATCGACCGCGTGCGCTTCCACGTCACCGAGGATGCGAACACCGAGCAGAAGCGCTTCGTCGCCGGCGACCTCGACCTCACCGAGGTGGTGCCGCCGGGCCGGCTCGATCGGCTGCGCGCACGCTTCGGTTCTCAGCTGCGCATCAGCCCGTATCTCGGCACCTTCTACTTCGGCTACAACCTGCGCCGCGCGCCCTTCGCCGATCAGCCCAAGCTGCGGCGGGCGCTGTCGCTGGCGGTCGACCGCGACATCCTGACGCGCTACATCACGGCCCTGGGCGAAACACCGGCCTACGCGCTGATTCCGCCGGTGATGCTCGGCACCGCCGCGCGCACGCCGCCCGACGCTGCGATGACGCAAGCGGCACGCGTCGCCGAAGCGCAACGACTGTATGCCGAGTCCGGCTATTCGCGCGACGCGCCACTGGAGATCGAGTTGCGCTACAACACGTCGACGCCGCATCGCCGCCTCGCGCTAGCGGTCGCGGCGATGTGGCGCGAACAACTCGGCGTGCGCACGCATCTGGTCAACGAAGAATGGAAAGTGTTCGTGCAGAATCGCCGCAGCGGGCGACTGACCGAAGTGTTCCGCGGCGGCTGGATCGCCGATGTCGACGATCCGCTCGCCTTCCTCGACGCCTTCGACGGTGCCAGCCCGACCAATTGGACCGGGTACGGCGACGCGGCATTTTCGCGTTCGCTCGCTGCAGCGCGTGCAACGCCCGATCCCGCGCTGCGCATGCAGCGTTTTGTCGACGCCGAAACACGGCTGCTGCAGTCGCAGCCGATCCTGCCCATCTACTTCTACGTCTCCAAGCATCTGGTCCGCGACGAAGTCGAAGGCTTCGTGGCCAACCCGCTCGATCGCCATCCCTCGCGCTGGATGCGCCTGCGCGCGGTGAAGCCATGA
- a CDS encoding ABC transporter permease subunit, producing MRRWLFRIGEALLTLWLLMTLCFVLMRAAPGGPFDVEREVTPEIRARLEARYHLDEPLPTQYLRYLGQIAQGDLGPSFQYPDYTVGELIAGGLTVSAPLGIAALVLALLVGVPLGLVAGWRAGRISDHVASGIGLVGLALPKFVLAPLLVLCFAVWLGWLPAGGWDASDPRYAVLPVIALAAPNLAYVVRLTRASLIDVLATDYILAARARGIEGRDLLIHHALRPSLAPIVAWIAPATIALVTGSVVVEQVFGIPGIGRYFVQGALNRDYTLVMGVALTAGVAIILINLAVDALRGWVDPRLSIVTSD from the coding sequence ATGAGGCGTTGGTTGTTTCGCATCGGCGAAGCGCTGCTGACCCTGTGGCTGCTGATGACGCTGTGCTTCGTGCTGATGCGCGCCGCACCCGGCGGGCCGTTCGATGTCGAGCGCGAGGTGACGCCCGAGATTCGCGCACGCCTGGAAGCGCGCTATCACCTGGATGAGCCGCTGCCGACGCAGTATCTGCGCTATCTCGGCCAGATCGCGCAGGGGGATCTCGGTCCGTCGTTCCAGTATCCGGATTACACGGTCGGTGAACTGATTGCGGGCGGACTCACGGTGTCGGCGCCACTCGGTATCGCTGCGCTCGTGCTGGCGCTGCTGGTCGGCGTGCCGCTGGGTCTGGTCGCCGGCTGGCGCGCAGGGCGCATCAGCGATCACGTCGCGAGCGGCATCGGTCTGGTCGGCCTGGCGCTGCCGAAGTTCGTGCTCGCGCCGCTGCTGGTGTTGTGTTTCGCGGTCTGGCTCGGCTGGTTGCCCGCAGGCGGCTGGGATGCGAGCGATCCCCGCTACGCGGTGCTGCCGGTGATCGCACTCGCGGCGCCGAACCTGGCCTACGTGGTGCGACTGACACGCGCCAGCCTGATCGACGTACTCGCCACCGACTACATCCTCGCCGCGCGCGCCCGCGGCATCGAAGGCCGCGATCTGCTGATCCATCACGCGCTGCGCCCGAGCCTGGCACCGATCGTCGCCTGGATCGCACCGGCAACGATCGCGCTGGTCACCGGCTCGGTCGTGGTCGAACAAGTCTTCGGCATCCCCGGCATCGGCCGCTACTTCGTGCAGGGCGCCCTGAACCGCGATTACACCCTCGTGATGGGTGTGGCGCTGACCGCCGGCGTCGCCATCATTCTCATCAACCTCGCCGTCGATGCACTGCGCGGGTGGGTGGATCCGCGGCTGTCCATCGTCACGTCGGACTGA
- a CDS encoding S41 family peptidase: protein MRRCLPFCLMLPMLAANATEVPPVEGQPERAPIEIGAEDLRTFVSVLRAVKDGYVDPVDDATLLKGAIAGVLADLDPHSAFLTADELKQWDEDVQGVYGGLGIEVIGIDGVLRVIAPIDDSPAARAGILAGDSIVAIDGVAVAEREDEALDQLRGAAGTSVELSVDRAGSGTLLSFKLTREVILAQSVRTRWLEPGYAYARLSVFQENTGIEFRDRLRKLKADRGAPRGLVLDLRDNPGGVLQAAVEVCDALLDGGLVVKTDGRLASADASYAAGPGDLLDGAPVVVLIDGGSASASEIVAGALKDHQRALIVGQRSFGKGSVQNILPLESGGAIKLTTARYYTPSGHSIQAQGITPDIVLSDVQLVHEDSGPQIIESEATLSGHLESAEPAAASASERDPELDSDYALSAALNALKAIVVARRQGGAARG, encoded by the coding sequence ATGCGCCGTTGCTTGCCGTTCTGCCTGATGCTTCCGATGCTGGCTGCGAATGCGACCGAAGTGCCGCCCGTCGAGGGTCAGCCGGAGCGTGCGCCGATCGAGATCGGTGCCGAGGACCTGCGCACCTTCGTGTCGGTGCTGCGCGCGGTCAAGGACGGTTATGTCGATCCGGTCGACGACGCGACCCTGCTCAAGGGCGCGATTGCCGGCGTGTTGGCTGATCTCGACCCGCACAGCGCATTCCTGACAGCGGACGAATTGAAGCAGTGGGATGAGGACGTGCAAGGCGTCTATGGCGGACTCGGTATCGAAGTGATCGGTATCGACGGCGTCTTGCGGGTGATCGCACCGATCGACGATTCGCCGGCGGCGCGGGCCGGCATCCTGGCGGGCGACAGCATCGTCGCGATCGATGGCGTCGCCGTGGCCGAGCGCGAGGACGAGGCGCTCGATCAGTTGCGCGGCGCCGCCGGAACGTCGGTCGAACTCTCGGTCGACCGGGCCGGCAGCGGCACCCTGCTCAGCTTCAAGCTGACGCGCGAGGTGATCCTGGCGCAGTCGGTGCGTACGCGCTGGCTCGAGCCGGGCTATGCCTACGCGCGGCTCAGCGTGTTCCAGGAGAACACCGGGATCGAGTTCCGCGACCGATTGCGCAAGCTCAAGGCGGACCGCGGTGCGCCGCGCGGCCTGGTGCTGGACCTGCGCGACAATCCCGGCGGCGTGCTGCAGGCGGCCGTCGAAGTCTGTGATGCCTTGCTCGATGGCGGACTGGTCGTGAAAACCGATGGCCGCCTGGCCTCGGCGGACGCGAGTTATGCCGCCGGTCCCGGAGATCTGCTCGATGGCGCACCGGTCGTGGTGCTGATCGATGGCGGCAGCGCGTCCGCCTCGGAAATCGTCGCCGGTGCGCTCAAGGACCACCAGCGCGCGCTCATCGTCGGCCAGCGCAGTTTCGGCAAGGGTTCGGTGCAGAACATCCTGCCGCTTGAGTCCGGCGGCGCGATCAAGCTCACCACTGCGCGCTACTACACCCCGAGCGGGCACTCGATCCAGGCCCAGGGCATCACGCCCGACATCGTCTTGTCGGACGTGCAACTGGTCCACGAGGACAGCGGTCCGCAGATCATCGAGTCCGAAGCCACGCTCAGCGGCCATCTCGAATCCGCCGAACCGGCCGCCGCTTCGGCGTCCGAACGTGATCCCGAACTCGACAGCGACTACGCCCTCAGCGCGGCCCTGAACGCCCTCAAGGCGATCGTGGTCGCGCGTCGCCAGGGCGGCGCGGCGCGGGGGTGA
- the rpsU gene encoding 30S ribosomal protein S21 yields MPSVKVRENEPFEFALRRFKRTCEKAGILAETRKREFYEKPTQERKRKAAAAVKRTLRRVMRDVTKRQRMY; encoded by the coding sequence ATGCCAAGCGTCAAAGTCCGCGAAAACGAACCTTTCGAGTTCGCCCTGCGTCGTTTCAAGCGCACCTGCGAAAAGGCCGGCATTCTGGCCGAGACCCGCAAGCGCGAGTTTTACGAAAAGCCGACCCAGGAGCGCAAGCGCAAGGCCGCCGCGGCCGTGAAGCGTACGCTGCGTCGCGTCATGCGCGACGTCACCAAGCGTCAGCGCATGTATTGA
- a CDS encoding GatB/YqeY domain-containing protein, whose translation MSLKQQLTDDMKAAMKGGEKDKLLVIRLINAAIKQREVDERIQLDDTQVLAVLEKMVKQRKDSITQYEAAAREDLAQVERYELGIIQTYLPAQMPAEEVEALVVASIAEAGATSAKDMGKVIALVKPKVAGRTDMGKLSELVKQKLAALG comes from the coding sequence ATGAGCCTCAAGCAGCAACTGACGGACGACATGAAGGCCGCGATGAAGGGCGGCGAAAAGGACAAGCTGCTGGTGATCCGCCTGATCAATGCCGCGATCAAGCAACGCGAAGTCGACGAGCGCATCCAGCTCGACGACACCCAGGTGCTGGCGGTGCTGGAGAAGATGGTCAAGCAACGCAAGGATTCGATCACCCAGTACGAAGCCGCGGCGCGCGAAGACCTGGCCCAGGTCGAACGCTACGAACTCGGCATCATCCAGACCTACCTGCCGGCGCAGATGCCGGCCGAAGAAGTCGAGGCCCTCGTCGTCGCGTCGATCGCCGAAGCCGGCGCGACCAGCGCCAAGGACATGGGCAAGGTCATCGCGCTGGTGAAGCCGAAAGTCGCCGGCCGCACCGACATGGGCAAGCTCTCGGAGCTGGTGAAGCAGAAACTCGCGGCGTTGGGTTGA
- a CDS encoding DNA primase — protein MARIPDRFIDDLLARVDIVEVIESRVPLKRAGRDYTARCPFHDERSPSFSVSPAKQFYHCFGCGAHGSAIKFLMDYDRLEFVDAVEDLAARVGMTVPFEGGMARGPQDQFAELYEVLDASARWFQKQLPGSEKCRKYLEKRGLDAAMIQRFGLGYAPDGWDGVKNAIGTSDSRLKALDVSGMLSTGERGGVYDKFRDRLMFPIQDRRGRIIAFGGRVMGEADGPKYLNSPETPLFHKGRELFALHQVRQSHSKIPRLIVVEGYMDVISLFQFGITQAVATLGTATTKDHAELLFRNSADVYFCFDGDKAGRSAAWRAVESVLPRMKDGRQALFLFLPDGEDPDTLIRKEGADGFEARLKEATPLSEFFFAELAKDIDLRGLEGKARLAERAKPLLAQIPDGAFRDLMQQSLSERTGMQRIGPVSPTAAAQVHAMTQARGTFSKPPQQRSVVRAAVALLVQKPDVAMALEPPYVFGALRQPGVPLLMELITLCRSRPDMNTATLLSQFEGRDDYEPLAKLAQMDFPSAPEHWRIEFVDACEQLNRQTLQQRIDELLAKQESGFPLSAAEKSELRAALASKSKR, from the coding sequence GTGGCGCGCATCCCCGACCGCTTCATCGATGACCTGCTCGCGCGCGTCGACATCGTCGAGGTGATCGAGTCGCGCGTGCCGTTGAAGCGCGCCGGTCGCGACTACACGGCGCGTTGCCCGTTCCACGACGAACGCTCGCCCTCGTTTTCGGTCAGCCCAGCCAAGCAGTTCTATCACTGCTTCGGCTGCGGCGCGCATGGTTCGGCGATCAAGTTCCTGATGGACTACGACCGCCTCGAATTCGTCGATGCGGTCGAAGATCTCGCCGCCCGGGTCGGCATGACCGTGCCGTTCGAAGGTGGCATGGCGCGCGGCCCGCAGGACCAGTTCGCCGAACTGTACGAGGTGCTCGATGCCTCGGCGCGCTGGTTCCAGAAGCAGTTGCCCGGCAGCGAGAAATGCCGCAAGTACCTGGAGAAGCGCGGCCTCGATGCCGCGATGATCCAGCGCTTCGGCCTCGGCTACGCGCCGGACGGATGGGATGGCGTGAAGAACGCCATCGGGACCAGCGACAGCCGCCTCAAGGCGCTGGACGTGTCCGGCATGCTCTCGACCGGCGAGCGCGGCGGTGTCTACGACAAGTTCCGCGATCGGCTGATGTTCCCGATCCAGGACCGGCGCGGCCGCATCATCGCCTTCGGTGGCCGCGTGATGGGCGAGGCCGACGGCCCGAAATATCTGAACTCCCCGGAAACGCCGCTGTTCCACAAGGGTCGCGAGCTGTTCGCGCTGCACCAGGTGCGGCAGTCGCACAGCAAGATCCCGCGGCTGATCGTGGTCGAGGGCTACATGGACGTGATCTCGCTGTTCCAGTTCGGGATCACCCAGGCGGTGGCGACGCTCGGCACCGCGACGACCAAGGATCACGCCGAACTGTTGTTCCGCAACTCCGCCGATGTGTACTTCTGCTTCGACGGCGACAAGGCCGGCCGCAGCGCCGCATGGCGCGCGGTCGAGTCGGTGCTGCCGCGCATGAAGGATGGTCGCCAGGCCCTGTTCCTGTTCCTGCCCGACGGCGAAGACCCGGACACGCTGATCCGCAAGGAAGGCGCGGACGGCTTCGAAGCGAGGCTGAAGGAAGCGACGCCGCTGTCCGAATTCTTCTTCGCCGAACTCGCGAAGGACATCGACCTGCGCGGCCTCGAAGGCAAGGCGCGGCTGGCCGAACGCGCCAAGCCGCTGCTCGCCCAGATTCCCGATGGCGCGTTCCGCGACTTGATGCAGCAAAGCTTGTCGGAACGCACCGGCATGCAGCGCATCGGTCCGGTGTCGCCGACCGCGGCGGCGCAGGTGCACGCGATGACCCAGGCGCGCGGCACCTTCAGCAAGCCGCCGCAGCAACGCAGCGTCGTGCGCGCTGCGGTCGCGCTGCTGGTGCAGAAGCCCGATGTCGCGATGGCGCTTGAGCCGCCCTACGTGTTCGGCGCCTTGCGTCAGCCCGGTGTGCCGCTGCTGATGGAATTGATCACGCTGTGCCGTTCGCGCCCGGACATGAATACCGCGACCTTGCTCAGCCAGTTCGAAGGTCGCGACGACTACGAGCCGTTGGCAAAACTGGCGCAAATGGATTTCCCGTCGGCACCGGAACATTGGCGCATCGAATTCGTCGATGCCTGCGAGCAATTGAACCGCCAGACCTTGCAGCAACGCATCGACGAACTGCTGGCCAAGCAGGAGTCCGGCTTTCCGCTGTCCGCGGCCGAGAAGAGCGAGTTGCGCGCAGCACTCGCCAGCAAGTCGAAGCGCTGA